Below is a genomic region from Miscanthus floridulus cultivar M001 chromosome 1, ASM1932011v1, whole genome shotgun sequence.
GATTAGTCTAGTGCTTCAATAGTCCGTGCAGCATTACGGAAAGACACGCTGTTATGAGGCTGCTCCTCGTGATCCTGGCAAAAGGGCGTGCGCGGGGGCCCACACGTCAGGCCCAGGTACCCGGATGGAACCAACCGGGCCGCGCGCGCATCGACATCGACATCGACATCGACATCGCATCGCATCTACTCGTAGTCACAAACCCGAGCTGGCTGCGGTACTTTCCCCCCGGCATCACTCTCAGTCTCGGCGCCCGGGTGGGCCCCGCATCCAGGCCCTTTGGGGGCATCTGCGGCCGCGGCCATTGGATCGATCAAAAGAGGGAGAGAACTGCAGCGAATAGGAGTACAGTGCTTTATTATCGTGCTTTATTATCTCTCACCTGTTTCTTCTTCTTCAGTCTTCACTTCCTTTCAATGTGCTGTGAGTGGAATTCCTGATGTGCTCATGTGCACTGTTCATTGATCTTTTGTCAAGCCACATGCTGACATGCAAGAGCACACGTAGACAACCTTTATGACATCATATTAGCTCAATCAATTTCACTTAATAACTATACACTCCAGCTAGCGGCGACATCTGCCGGGCGGTACCAGCCAAGCGCTGGGTTGATAAGCCATGAttgaaagtactattgactgatttattgtgagagaaaaatattattcgtcgACTGAAAAAGTATGGTTCATAAACCAAATGATCAGGGCGCAAGATCTTCTCAAGCTGGTGCTACCTCACCTGCCAGCCATCCTTTTCATTTGTTGCGGGATTTGCAGCCTCCATCCATCACAACAACCCATCATTTCTTCtctttaataaataaataaacaacaaCCCATCATTTTCTTGCTGCAACCTAAGACAGGAGCCCCAGAGGCCCAGATCCCCTGGTTCGCAAGGAGAAAGGTTGGTTGTGTTTTAGGTATTCATTTATTACGATGCCCGACTAAACATGTGGGGTGACAAAGATTATTAGGAAAAGCGAGTGCTCGTGAATTCTGTGATCCAACTGCCGTTGAACTTCTCGATTTCCCATCCAATCGCCCGTGCTAACAAAAGAGCCTGGATTAAGCAACACGGAGAAAGTATCTTAACATATCACTATCTGATAGAATGATGAATACAATAATACGGTGATATAGCCGCCGGAAGAACTGGGTACGGACGCTGCAGGGGTCATTTGAGCTGGGGAAAAAAAGTGTCACGAGGAGTAAAGAAGGCCGATTTTTTAAAGCTCTGGAAAGGAAGTTTGGTGCTGTGATCCTCTGGAGCATCATGAATTTTATATGGAGTTGTTTATCTCTCTCTACCCCACCAGCAAGCAAAGGCAGCGGACAGACTCTCTCTCTCAAGTCATGAAGAGTCACAATCCCCCTCCGGACGGAGTCTTTCTACTCGACTACTCCTGCCACCCAAGGAAACACGGAGATAATCAATCATGACACGAAGATCAGCTGATACTACTTTGTTTCAATAAATACTAATGGAACAGCTTGGTTATCACGGCTGATCGATAATGATAATATAGTTAGTTCCGGAGAGGAAAAAATTCTGATGGAGACAGCAGCaggtggggagggagggaggaaaaaCAAGTGTCTGTCTATTTTATTCTATTTCGATTTATTTTGATGAGGGAGGGGGGCGTAGAGAGAGAGAAAGCGAGAGATGGATGGGGATAAAAGTGGGCGAGGAGGACTGAGGAGGAAGGATCAGCAGAGGAGAGAGAATAAAAAGACCAGATGTCAACAAATCTGCCTGTCCTTGCACGTAGTTTAGAAGAAGTCGTTCCATTCCCTTCCTCAGAGGAGAAAGAAAGCGAGCGAGCGAGAGGGAGGCAGCAGGCAACGCCGCCCCGCAGAGGAGAGAGAAagcaagagagagggagggcaCATAACCAAACGACACCCATCCAAAACCTCAAAAGGAGGAAAAAAGGAGAGAGAAAACCACGCAGTTGTTTGTTCAGACAAAACAAGAACAAGAACCCACCAGGACgcacttcctcctcctcctcctctctctctctcctcctccctctctccctccgttCCTCCGCCAGTCCCGCCCCCCTGGCCCATCAGATCCAATTCCTTCCCCGACCCCCATCCCGGATCCGCCGCAATTCCTTCGTGCGTCGAGCTCGATTGCTCCCTGCCCGTGGAATTTGCTCCTTTTTCCCGCAAGAATCCCACCTTGGCCGGCGACTTGGAGGGGGGACTTGCCAAGGTTGGGGGGCGCTCCTGCTGGGCGTAACGGGGCCATGGGCGTGCTGCTGCCAGCTAGGCTGTTCGTGCGCCGGATACTCAGGGTCGTCAGGCTCAATCCGCTGCAGCGCAGCGCCGCCAAGCGTCGGTGAGGTGAAAATTTTACTCCGCTGGTTTCTTCTGCTAGCGTTCTAGCTCGGTGGTTGTGAAAAAGACGCAGCTTTTCtgcctttttctcttcttctttgaGCCGTCCAAGGTtccgatttttttttcttttctgggaATTGGGTTTCTGCTGCAATCGGTTCGTGTGTCAAATTGGGGTTCGATTGACGGCAGGGAGCTGATAATTGCATCTAAACCTTCGCAGCCTTTCGGTTTCCATGTTTGGTAATGATGATAGGGCGGTTGAGGGAACTGGTTCTTAGGATTTGTCAAGCGCGTTCAACTGTCGGGGGTTGACTTGTCTTCTCTGCTTCAGTTCCTTCCTGTCTCGCGAGTTGACATCCAAACAGCTGTACATGCATATATTCTTTTTCGTTGTCTTGGGGCCTTCTGTCCTGTTTCGTTTGATCTTCTGTATGTTTGCTTGATTATGGAAATGGGTGGTGTGTTTCGATCTTGCATTGGGCATCTTGTTTCTTAGATCTTTTACCTTACTCACTGCAGTGTCTTAATCATTTAATGGGCAGGTGATTTCTCGTGAACGCATTCAGCACAGCAAGGTACCATTGGCTGCTCGTCCAGTTGAGCAGGTCGAGCTATCCATTTAACTCGACACAGTGAGGAACTGAAGATACGCATTGTGATTGCTTGTCTTGCGTGTCTCTCAAACATCCTGCTGGTGTGCTGTGCTGTGAAGGTCACATAATCCACTTGGCTATATGCCGGGGTGGGTAATGTGAATCGGGGCTTGATAAATGCAGGCTTGTTAACTTGGTAATTAGTCAATGAAACCCAAATTCTTTAATGACTTCTTTTGGCCATGTTAGCCTCAGTTTGATGTAATGCAGCTGGCCATTTGTGCTCCCTTCCAAAAGTTTCATATCTCGTTGCTTATTAGAGCATCGTTTTCAGATGGCAATATATAGCTGAACATCTTCAAACTGTTTACATAATACGTCTGCATTGTTGTTCTGCTGATGCCAGTAGAATTAACAATTAACAAGTAGTATCTGTTCATTACTGAGTTCATGTTCTAGTGCCCTTTATAATTGACAATTGAATTGCAATTGGAGTTAGCCGTCATGCTTGTAACTGAAATGTGCAAACTGCCACAATAAAGTTGTGACATCCAGCTGACTGAAAGTTTGTCTTTTCATGCATATACTCTCCGTAATCATCACTAAATTTATCAGGAGGAGTTGGTGTTCTTGTAAGCTGCCAATTTCTTTGTTTCTTCTGTCAACCAATGAATAATGCACGCTTGTCTTTTTCCACAATTAGGCCAATATTGCAGAATCTTTTCTGTGATCTATTTTATTATTCAATTGAGGGTTTGATTCACTTGTCTCTTGCACAGTTTTGCAACAAGAATGGGGGCAAAAGTAGAAGGGGAAAGCTATATGCCTGGATATTATGCCACGGGGGATCTCAACGTGGAAGCAAATGGTAGGTGGTCTCCATACTATGAGGAGATGACATCAAATGGCCAGTTATGCAATGGCTTCACAACAAAACCAACAAATGGTTATTCGGAATTTGACAAAGAAATACTCAAGCATCAAATGCTTGAACATGAAGCTGTGTTTAGACAACAGGTGAGTTTACCAAAATTCTAAGCAACACAGCACAGCATATCATAATTAATTTTTCTtatcatttgtttttttttctgtcaAGCCTCACAACCCACTCGCTATCCAGGTGTATGAACTGCACCGAGTTTACAAAATACAGAAGGATATGATGAACCAACATCAAAGCAAAGAGGTATATTCATACCCAACTTTGGCAGTTGCATCACATACAAATTCACCGTCACAAGTGCCACCAAATGATGCAAAGATGATGTGGCAGATGCCAGTTCCTCCATTGTCCAGAACATACAGGAAAGCTGTTGGAGAGCATAATGATACAAACCAGTCCTCCATGAAGTTCCTTAGAGAAGGCAGCGTGCAGTCCTCTCCAAATGGATTTCTATCGAGTGATGCTGGTGCAAGAAGCAGACAAGGCACTTTTGACCTTCAACTTCCAGCTGATCATTATATAGATGACGATGACACGGCAGATAACAAGCCCATAGATTTCCTTGGTTTGGCATCAGAAACAAAACCCCGGAATGATGCTGAGCTTACATTAGTTAGTGCTGAAGGCTTGGGCAAGTTCAGTGATAATAGTTCATCCTCAGGTTTGCGGACTACAAATAATCTTGGAAGCCGGCAAGTTACCGACCTGAATGAATCAAATACTGGCTTCTACATGGGTAGAGCAAATGGATCAGTTTCCAGAGGCCTTCCGCATACCCTCGAGACCTTGTGGCACCAACCAATATTGAGATCAAACACAACTAATTTCAGTTTCAGTAAAGAATACTCCAAAGAAAAGCACACAGATGAAGGTACAAGCTCAAATTTCTTTGACACAAGTGCGAAAATAACACACGAGGACAAACCATCAATCAATAAAGGTAACAATAAGGTTCACTTATAACACCTTTGTTTGTTTTAGGCATACATTACTGGCTGCAGAGTTCGTTTCATGGTCCAGTTCTGTTAATACTTAATATGTAGTTACCATATTTGTCAGCTATGAGACAGTTTGCTGTAAAAGCATATGAGTTCGCTGTGGTTTTGGGAGGAAAATTGGTTTACCTGTACTGTGACTCATACATTGTTGGTAACATGGTTAACGAATGCAATAACATGCAAATTGTATCTTTTTACTATTTACCTTAACCATGCCAGTTCTTTTATTTGGTTCTGGGCATCTTTTTATTCTTCCTTGCCGTAATCTACTGGATTGCAGCATGAACGTCCTCATGGGTCTTAGCTTATCTTTTCACTGCCAATGGTGGCCTGTGAGATGTGTACTGTCAAATCTGGAATATACTATGTTGCAGGCTTCTCTAGTCCGTATTTGGCTCCAATCTGTACTAGAACACGTACTCATTTCTCTGTGGTCTTCTGGTTTACCAAATCATATTACAGAACAGTTCTGTGTATTTTGTGTTTCAGTAGTTTGTTCACTGAAATTTGTAATCCCTAGTTTCTTTCTCACTCGTTAATTAACTTGCCTTTTCCCCTCAAGAAAGTGGGAGGAAAAAGTAAGACAAGGGTAATGCTGGACTACAGCTTGTGTCTTTCCTTTTATGCATGGTCTTGGTAATGTCATGCTGAGAGCTTAACTAGTTCTGTTGATCTTTCTTATAGCTTTCACATTCTTCCACTGCACCTGTATTTTCAGTTATCTTAGTCCTGTCTTATAATCGTTCTCTCTTTCTTCAACCCTTCAGGTAAACAAGTCAGCAGTATAACTTTTTTAGCACCCAGATATAATGATGCTGATCCTCCAAAATACTTCAAAGCTGCTGATGGGAGGCCTGCCAGTTATAACCAATTTCTTTACCAAGGTCAGAATAGTTCAGTTGGATGGATTGCTCGAAGTTCTCTGGAACCTTCTGTTATCAATAATTTTGCTAGAGTTGACCGTCCACATCATTCGAATATGGGTACATTTACAGACCCCATCTCTATTCCTCAAATAGACAATCCTTCAATTGTCTCCCCGATGGGTTCTTGCACAGCAGATCCAAGGAGCAGCGTTATCAATAATCCTGCTTTAATTCCAAAATTCAATGGATCATCAGCTGTGAATTCGTACACCAGTCTTAGTGCTGTGACACAGAGCATTGGAACTTCAATGCCAAAGCTGAAAAATGTGGATAACTTAGATAAACGCTATCCTGGTTTTCCACTTGATTCGTTTTCTGTGTCCCGCTCACTACATCAGGTTGCAATTTCAAGTAACCTGGAGCAGAAGAACTCCCAGAAGTTGGAAGATTCAGATCAACAGTCCCATGGCAAGGGTACGAAGAACTTCAATTTGAATGAGACACTGTCAGATTGTCAGGAAGATGGTCTTGTAGAACAAGATGGGAGATGTGCTGCCAGTTTTCAGCATGGTAAAGATGGGGCGTCAGTATTCGGGATCTCTTGGCTCAAAAATAAAGCTATGTCTGCTGATCCAACAgctctggagaagtcagggaagATTTTTGGCCATTCATTTGGAACTACTATGGAGCTGAAAAATATTAAAGACCAGAATGAACCAGCCATGACTATTCGAAATTTGTCAGATTCTGCTTCGACATCTCTTGGCTGTGGAATTAAGAAGGATGGGCCTTCAGAAGACATTGTCACTGGAACTCTGCTTGTTTGTAATAAAGCCCAAGCGGGTGCTACATGTTTACCTCTTTCATGCCAGAAGCATGTGCCTAAAGATGGACAAGCTGCTGAAGGAGTCTTCAAGAAAAGTGGCGCCCCCATCAGGAATTTCATTGATCTCAATAATGATGTACCAAACGATGACAATTCTGAGGAATCAGTAGTGTCACATGAATGCCAGGTGGAACCTTCACGGAACAACCATCCTAAACGAGCATTTGTGATTGATTTAGAGGTGCCGGCTTGTGAAGAGGATGCTGCATGGGATTTTGATCAAGAAAGCGCACAGCTTAAACTCGATGCATGCCAGGAAGTTGACGACAGATCTGATACATCCGCTCTAGCTGCAGCTGAGAACATCATAGCGTTGGCAAGGAATATGCCAACAGCTGCAGAGGCATCTGATGATATGTTGCAGTGGTTTGCAGATCTTGCTGTATTAAACATCAATGACCTTGCTGAGCAAGTTGAACTCCAAGCTTGTACCAATGATTCCAGTAACGATGAGTCAGATTCATTTGAATCCTTGACACTGAAGCTGGAAGAGACCAAGATTGAGGAGTACTGGAGCAGGCCACTGGAACCTGAAATCACAACCGATGAACATACAGTTTCAACTGCTCACCTTCTCACCAAGCCCAGAAGGGGCCAGCAAAGGAGACGACGGCAGAAGCGAGATTTCCAGAAAGATATCTTGCCTGGCCTTTCGTCACTTTCCCGGCCTGAAATCATAGAGGATGTCCAATTGCTCGAGGGGTTAGTCCAGGCTTCTGGTGGATCCTGGGAGTCCAGTTTAACTAGGCGAGGACGTTATGGTGGGCGGACTAGAGGTAGGAAACCTCGGAAAACTGTAGTAACTGTAATTGTAGAAGAGGAGGAGGTCGAGGTTAGCCCACCACCGCCGAAACCTGCTGGCACTGGGGACCTAGAAGCTGACGATAGGGGTATGATTGGATGGGGCAGAACAACAAGGCGGTGTCGCAGAACGAGATGTCCGTCAGGTAACAACATGGCTGCTGCTTCTTGAGGGAGGGTACTGCCAGCAAGCATTGGACTTGATTAGGTACTGGGTGGTTCCGAATTGTTATAGAGACTCCGATGGATGGACTGGTATAAGGTGATCACAGTCATGTGTACATACTCTGTCGGCCTATTGGCCTCACCCCAACTTCATGCTTTTGGGTCGAAACATGGTTTACGTTCTTATAATAAGTTCCGTAAATTAGCTGGTAAAGACATTTCTGCGACAGCATTGTATTAAGCTGTTCCAGGTTATGAGGTCCGGTATAAATTCATCGTGAGAAAAACTGCAATGCCTGTAAACCACCTTGATCTCTGAAGAATAGCTCATCACATGTGCAACAAAAGGTGTGAATGAGTCTCCGAGTCTGTATTCTTTTTGTAGCTATATGCTCTGCCTAATTGGCTAGTATTCAGCATGCGAAATGCTAATTTAGTTTTATTTAGCCACCCTGCTCCCTGCAGAATCCGTGGATCTTGCCCATGTTGCGTCCCAGTGTTTTTGTTCCCTTACGACCAGCATATGCGTCTGCTATATATATGGCAAATGTTGTAATTGTTTAAATATTTGCCAAACTCCAtcaagggcatgtttggatccctcctctaaactttagagctaaagTCTCTAAACATGTGGCTCTAAACTTTAGCCcatttgtcgatagaatatcgtcggcagttcaCTGAGGTGTAttccgcgatggtagatttgtcggtgggggtgcgcgtaatcaggaaccggatggtgacacaaggcgcagagacatcgatttagacaggttcgggccgtctgatcgacgtaataccctacgtcctgtgtctctggtgtattgtattgagatataGTAGATAGATCGTGATAGAtcgtgtccgctaggggacccctgcctctccttatatactctggagaggtagggttacaagataAGTATtctatgaaagcatctaggcccctagttgggtttcggtgattaatgacaatacaagattactatgactaacgtgtgttttgcagatgcaattaagttaggtcatggtaatggagatcaattgacCAATCAAAGTTGtcgtgcccctacgatggaaatcatttcggttttcaaaggatggacgacaaggttaaggatgactagtcctaagtgtcgattggagttggagtgacacttagagtagtttaggactttgtttttcctttggctgtactattaaggggggtatggacgggtagcttgacctaggtgagtctagtgagttaggtgtgatgcatacttgttaaaactagctctaggtagctcctatgaatgcctaagattctttggagcaaacttcattcacatttgattgagagttggaagtgaatggagggtcaaatgctgaccggacgctggctccggtgcgaccggacgctggccgcagggtccggtcagttcatttgatcaacagactacgttcggtgcgaccggacgccggagaggtcaagtgaccagacgctgaaaggcagcgtccggtcgactccagtaaggttccagagaagggaatctacgaccggacgcgtccgatcagtactgaccggaccctgggggttcagcgtccggtcgagtccagtaaggttccagtaagggtttaatgcgaccggacgcgtccgatcagtggtgactggaccctgccagcgtccggtcaacacattttcactggttcgcaggttgaactgaccggagcgtccggtcaacacgatcggagcgtccggtcaccccatagaagctcataacagtttgtttttcaggctgtcttataaatagaagctccactcgtgtgtgtgagttacttttgctcattccaacagctgagaaacacgtttatgagtaccaagaaaagcaaggtcctagtgaggtgattgagatttgagaatccaagagagtagccttattagtgaatcaagagtagccaagtatgtatccatcttctcattaggcttcgcatggtcaagtgagagttcgtacttgttactcttggtgatcgccatcacctaggcggcttggtgatgattgggagcttggtgatcacccagcgaagcttgtggatgacctgactcaagttgtgagcgactttgggtgattcgccgcgacaaagtattgaagaatcaacccgtagagagcacttggtccttgcgcggatcaaaggggagctacacccttgcgcgagtgctccaacgaggactagtggggagtgacgactcttcgatacctcggtaaaacatcaccatgttcctctctctctatttactttgagcaactcaatacttgttcttacattcatagaattgtcatgctagagtaagtttggaacatatgttgcaagtcctttgtgcgttagagtagtagaaacacttttctagacacaaggggttaattgggctaaccgtaggatttaattattgcaagaaaatttagaattaggctaattcactcctgctcttgggcatcttgatcctttcaattggtatcagagcctcgtgctcacgtttttaagcttaaccgcttagagcaagatgtctcacagagatggacctcctcctatctttgagggagatgactttctatattggaaaatccgcatggagacgtacttagaagctctagacgttggtattcttagagccacctcacaaggtttcccaaaaccttgggatgctactaacctacaaggggatgaggttaattatgaaaaatggaatgcaaaggctcgcaacaccatctttagaggcctttgcaaagatgtgttcaaccgtgtaaggaaccacaaagacgcccatgcactatggtcggatgtttgtgcgctccatgagggaaccaagagtgagcgtgaggaacactatcatcttgtgattaaaaagctaaatgcatttaaaatgcttcccaaagaaagtgctaatgagatgtattctcgtttaaatgttcttgtagaggaagtcaatgggcttggacttactcaaatgtcaccatctaatgttgtgagaaagatcttgagtgtcctctccattgacaaatatgggcacattgtgaccgtgctacatcaaggtgatcttttcaccgctataccgacacaaatcttgggaaagatcaatgctcatgagatgtacatgcacatcatgccacaagatggctcatcctctacaaagaagaaagagaaggacttagcattcaaagctagccaagataagggcaaagcaatacttgagtatgagagctctagtgatgaagaagatgataaagaaagtcttgctctcatggtgaagaagaccgctaagatgctaaagaagctaaacaatagtggcatcaagtttgacggcaagaagaagaagttcttcactagctcaagaagaaagccaatctccgagatggattgctacaattgtgatgaacttggccatctagctcatcaatgcacaaagcccacgaaagacaagttcaagaacaagaacaagggcaagaaagatgactcaaacaataaagatgaagatgagaagaaaaagaacaagccatataagaagagagatggcaaaaagaggaacttctacaagaagaagaagagtggaaaggcctatattgtcggtgattggctcacggacattgatttatcaagtggatcatccgatgataatagtgacaatgagaaggtggccactattgctattgatcttgcatcttcaccgccatcatcctctacacagctatgccttatggccaagggtgaacgcaaggtaactaagaatgatgatagtagtgatgattcacctacatatgatgatcttgtcaaaatactaagaaaatacactaagatcattagaaagagtagagctacaaatgaaaagcttaatgctaaaaatgattcactcttagctaagtgcgatacattagaaaaggccaatgatgagcttagagaaactaataatgctatatcatccaaattcaaggagctcaaatcttctaagaaagagcttaaagataaacatgataaacttgagtgggtgcacaatgagctcatcactactCACAATAAGgtaaaagatgagtatacaactcttaagatcaatcatgatactcttgtcattgcttaagaattcctaccaaatgagccacatgatgctactaatcatgttgttaagattgatatagctacatcatatgatgatttgattgatgaaagcattgagcaaagatctagtggcaaaggcaagcaagtggttgagtgcaatgactatgatgaatatgtcaagctcaagaacacaaatgagaagctcatgaaagatcttgaagaaatgaaaagccacaacaccattgtgctagaaactcttgatcatgacaaagagttgattcttgagaatgagaagctcaaagaagaaaataagaagctcaaggaagaaaagaaagatgatgctctaaaggaagaaaataagaagctcaagttggagaaagagcatctcaagattggattgagcaagtttgctagaggcaagcacctctaaagtgagctactcatgaacaccgtcatgaagatggatagaagtggcattggatatggcaagtatagagaagaagaagactcaagttcaacaacaacaatcaaagccaaagcaaaagccaaagagatattttgagtgtggacaagaaagtcactttgctcatgagtgtcaaactccaccaccacaacctttacccaagcatgctagactctttaccttcaatgctcactatatgcttagaaaggactctagtagaaagatgaaagtcatgttcttaggttcccctaacaagaataggcctaagaagatttgggtggctaagtcacttattgagaaggtgaagggccctcaataagtttggattcctaaagcttgaatctcttgtgtgtaggtgaactacaagaccggtggaagtcattgggttattgatagtggttgcactcaacatatgaccggtgatcctcatatattcatctcactagatgaagaggtagatggataagagaaaatagcttttggagataactcaaagggcaaggttaaaggattgggcaaagtggcaatatcaaatgatcattacatctccaatgtgctctatgttgcttcattgagcttcaacttgctatccattggacaattatgtgatcttggcttccaatgcttgttcaccgagaaggaggttgttgtatccaaggtagatgacaataaaGTGacattcaatggatttagatacaaccacttatatctagtggacttcacctccgaagatacaaatttgaagatttgtctattcaccaaaacaacacttgggtggctatggcatagaagacttgctcatgttgggataagctcactcaagaagcttataaagaatgatttggtgagagggttatggatgtgaagtttgagaaggacaagctttgtagtgcatgtcaagccggcaagcaagttgcaaatactcatccaaccaaagctttcatatcaaccacaagagtgctagaactcctacacatggatttatttggaccaacaacatataagagtttgggagggaatctctattgtcttgtgattgttgatgactattcaaggtatacatgggtattctttcttcatgataaatccgaagttgcatcttgcttcaagaagtttgccaagagagttcaaaatgaatttgaagtgaagctcaagaagataagaagtgacaatggcaaagaatttgacaacacaaacattgaagcctattgtgatgaagttaggatcaagcatgaagtctccataACTTATACTCcttaataaaatggtgtagttgagaggaagaaccagactttaatcactcttgcaaggacaacgctagatgagtataacacccccgaagctctatgggtggaagcaatcaataccgcatgttatgcatccaactgtctattcctttaaaagttccttggtaaaactccttatgagttgctcaatgggaagaagccagacgtctccttctttagagtgtttggttgcaaatgctacatctacaagaagcgacaacacct
It encodes:
- the LOC136468117 gene encoding uncharacterized protein isoform X3; amino-acid sequence: MGAKVEGESYMPGYYATGDLNVEANGRWSPYYEEMTSNGQLCNGFTTKPTNGYSEFDKEILKHQMLEHEAVFRQQPHNPLAIQVYELHRVYKIQKDMMNQHQSKEMPVPPLSRTYRKAVGEHNDTNQSSMKFLREGSVQSSPNGFLSSDAGARSRQGTFDLQLPADHYIDDDDTADNKPIDFLGLASETKPRNDAELTLVSAEGLGKFSDNSSSSGLRTTNNLGSRQVTDLNESNTGFYMGRANGSVSRGLPHTLETLWHQPILRSNTTNFSFSKEYSKEKHTDEGTSSNFFDTSAKITHEDKPSINKGKQVSSITFLAPRYNDADPPKYFKAADGRPASYNQFLYQGQNSSVGWIARSSLEPSVINNFARVDRPHHSNMGTFTDPISIPQIDNPSIVSPMGSCTADPRSSVINNPALIPKFNGSSAVNSYTSLSAVTQSIGTSMPKLKNVDNLDKRYPGFPLDSFSVSRSLHQVAISSNLEQKNSQKLEDSDQQSHGKGTKNFNLNETLSDCQEDGLVEQDGRCAASFQHGKDGASVFGISWLKNKAMSADPTALEKSGKIFGHSFGTTMELKNIKDQNEPAMTIRNLSDSASTSLGCGIKKDGPSEDIVTGTLLVCNKAQAGATCLPLSCQKHVPKDGQAAEGVFKKSGAPIRNFIDLNNDVPNDDNSEESVVSHECQVEPSRNNHPKRAFVIDLEVPACEEDAAWDFDQESAQLKLDACQEVDDRSDTSALAAAENIIALARNMPTAAEASDDMLQWFADLAVLNINDLAEQVELQACTNDSSNDESDSFESLTLKLEETKIEEYWSRPLEPEITTDEHTVSTAHLLTKPRRGQQRRRRQKRDFQKDILPGLSSLSRPEIIEDVQLLEGLVQASGGSWESSLTRRGRYGGRTRGRKPRKTVVTVIVEEEEVEVSPPPPKPAGTGDLEADDRGMIGWGRTTRRCRRTRCPSGNNMAAAS
- the LOC136468117 gene encoding uncharacterized protein isoform X4, which produces MGAKVEGESYMPGYYATGDLNVEANGRWSPYYEEMTSNGQLCNGFTTKPTNGYSEFDKEILKHQMLEHEAVFRQQVYELHRVYKIQKDMMNQHQSKEMPVPPLSRTYRKAVGEHNDTNQSSMKFLREGSVQSSPNGFLSSDAGARSRQGTFDLQLPADHYIDDDDTADNKPIDFLGLASETKPRNDAELTLVSAEGLGKFSDNSSSSGLRTTNNLGSRQVTDLNESNTGFYMGRANGSVSRGLPHTLETLWHQPILRSNTTNFSFSKEYSKEKHTDEGTSSNFFDTSAKITHEDKPSINKGKQVSSITFLAPRYNDADPPKYFKAADGRPASYNQFLYQGQNSSVGWIARSSLEPSVINNFARVDRPHHSNMGTFTDPISIPQIDNPSIVSPMGSCTADPRSSVINNPALIPKFNGSSAVNSYTSLSAVTQSIGTSMPKLKNVDNLDKRYPGFPLDSFSVSRSLHQVAISSNLEQKNSQKLEDSDQQSHGKGTKNFNLNETLSDCQEDGLVEQDGRCAASFQHGKDGASVFGISWLKNKAMSADPTALEKSGKIFGHSFGTTMELKNIKDQNEPAMTIRNLSDSASTSLGCGIKKDGPSEDIVTGTLLVCNKAQAGATCLPLSCQKHVPKDGQAAEGVFKKSGAPIRNFIDLNNDVPNDDNSEESVVSHECQVEPSRNNHPKRAFVIDLEVPACEEDAAWDFDQESAQLKLDACQEVDDRSDTSALAAAENIIALARNMPTAAEASDDMLQWFADLAVLNINDLAEQVELQACTNDSSNDESDSFESLTLKLEETKIEEYWSRPLEPEITTDEHTVSTAHLLTKPRRGQQRRRRQKRDFQKDILPGLSSLSRPEIIEDVQLLEGLVQASGGSWESSLTRRGRYGGRTRGRKPRKTVVTVIVEEEEVEVSPPPPKPAGTGDLEADDRGMIGWGRTTRRCRRTRCPSGNNMAAAS